A stretch of the Nicotiana tabacum cultivar K326 chromosome 6, ASM71507v2, whole genome shotgun sequence genome encodes the following:
- the LOC107791031 gene encoding uncharacterized protein LOC107791031, with protein sequence MGRGRGKGKKQSIREDIGSGEEEKIPVRRRGRPQKPLKDEIEEEEEAEKVELEDEDDGEDIKSEAAENGKKRKRSPQVKENADSVKEENGVGIKANSNDLIKSVGFRQNGSRRKNKPRRAAEVGVECR encoded by the coding sequence ATGGGTAGAGGAAGAGGGAAGGGGAAGAAGCAATCTATTCGCGAGGATATTGGAAGTGGCGAAGAAGAAAAGATACCCGTGAGGAGAAGGGGTAGACCACAGAAGCCATTGAAGGATGAAatagaggaggaagaagaagccGAGAAGGTAGAACTGGAGGATGAAGATGATGGCGAGGATATAAAGAGTGAAGCTGCTGAGAATGGAAAAAAGAGGAAGAGATCTCCGCAAGTCAAGGAAAACGCTGATTCAGTGAAAGAGGAAAATGGTGTTGGCATCAAAGCTAACTCTAATGACTTGATAAAGTCAGTCGGATTCAGACAAAATGGGAGCAGAAGGAAAAACAAGCCTAGACGTGCTGCTGAAGTTGGTGTTGAGTGCAGATGA